Genomic segment of Euzebya rosea:
AGGGGGAAGGGGTTGATCGGTCCGCCGTCGCCGGGGTGGAACTGCCAGTGGAGGTGCGGGGGCGTGCCGGCCGCGTTGCCGCTCTGTCCCGTGGCGCCGATCAGCTGGCCGACGGTGACCGTCTGGTAGTCCGTCACGTAGGCCGCCGACAGGTGGGCGTAGTAGTAGCGGTTGCCGAGGTTGTCGATCAGGTCGATGGACAGGCCGCCGAGGGTGTTGTGGAAGACCCGGCGGATGTAGCCGTCGGCGACGGCGAACTGCGGCATGCCGTAGGCCGCGAACATGTCGGCCCCCTGGTGCCGACGACCGCCCGATCGCGGGAACCCCCACGAGTCGATGAAGCCGTTGGGCTGGCCCAGCGGGCACGTCATGACCTGGGTGCCGCCGGGCAGGGTGACCTCGCGCAGGATGCCGGGAGGCACGTAGCCGAAGGACGCCTGATAGCCCGTGGAGACGAGCTGCTGCCGCTCGGCGTCCTCCTCCGCCTCGGCGAGGGCTTCCTCGGCCGCCGACACGGCCGCGGCCGCCTCCTCCAGGGCGTCGTCGAACACGACGGTCAGGTTGCGCAGGTCCTGCATCGCCGACGCGGTCCCGGCCTGGATCCCCTGCTGGTTGGCGACGTTGTCGACCACCCGCTCCGCGGCGGCGTGCAGGCTGACCGCCTGCGCGGCGGTCTCCGTCGCAACGGTGGTCATCACCGCCGAGGCGTGGAGGGCAGAGCCGACGTCGGGGGCCAGCAGGAACGCCCCGGAGGTGCGCAGCAGGTCGACCCCCGGCTGCTTGTAGGCCTGCCGGATCTGCTCGGCACGTCGTGCCTGCGCATCCCTGACGGCGGCCTCGGCCTCCTCGACCTGGGTCTCGGCACCCGACAGCTCGCCCTCGAGTCGCTCGGCATGGGCCAGCGCCTGCTCGTACCCCGAGGCGAGGTCGTCGAGGCGGTCGAGGGTGTCGTCGTAGGTGCGCTGGGCGTCCTCGAGGTCCCGGGTCGCCTCGATGACGTCGGCGTCCTCCGACACCGACGAGCTCCCCGTCCCCTGGACTGCCGCGGCCGGGATCGCGAGCAGCACGACGAGGCCGGCGGCGACGACCGCGGCCGGCCAGGCATGTCGCTGGAGGAACTGGGCCAGTTGCTACGCTCCCGTCGTGGAGTCCGGTCGACTGCAGAACGAACCGACATCGGTAGTGTGCCGGCGTCTGGCCGCCGAGTCACGGACCGGCTGTCTCCACCTGCTGCCCGACGAGGCATCCGGCGAGCCCGAGGTGCGGATCTGGTTCCGTGAGGGGCGGATCCACACCGCGGTCGCCACCGAGGGTCGTCGCCGGCTCGGAGAGATCCTCGTGGCCGAGGCCGGGTTGCCGCAGGGCAGCCTGGACCGTGCGCTGGACCACCAGCGTCGCGAGCCGGGCGACGTCAGGATCGGGGACGTCCTCGTGGACATGGGGCTGGTCGACCGCGAGACCCTGCGTGACGCCGTGCGGGACCAGATCCTCGAGACGCTGGCGCTGGCCATCGGACGCCGTCGTGGTGCATGGCGGTTCGTCCCGGACGCGGCGGTGAAGTGGGACGTGCCGCTGGGCTCGGGCATGCAGGATGCGCTGATGGAGGCGTCGAGGCGGCTCGACGCCCCCGACGTGATCGCCTGGCGGTTGGGCGGCATGGACGCCGTGGTCGACTTCGGCTCCGACGATGCCGACGTGCGGATGTCGTTGCGAGCGCGCGAGTGGGCCCTGCTGACCCACATCGACGGACGCAACTCCATCGCCGAGATCGCCCGGCGAGCGGGGGAGGACCCGGACACCACGGCTCGCGTCGTGCACGGCCTGCACGCCGCTGGGGTGGTGCACGTGCTGCGTCCACCCGCCCCGTCCTTCGACGACCTCCGGGCCGACCTCGTCGGGGTCAGCGATCGGCCTGCCCCTCCCGCGGGCACGGACCCCGGCCACGGGGCACCGGCCGCCGAGGGGCCGGACGACCAGGCGCGACGTGCCACGCCGGTCGCGGTCGTGCCGGTGCCGCCGCCACCACCCATCCCTCCGCCGCCGCGCCCACCGCCGGACCCCGAGCGCCCGTCGCCGGTGGCGTCCTCGGCTGCCCTGTTCGCGGATCTGGCCGACGATCCCGCAGACTGACCACCCGAGCACCCTCGACCAGATCAAGGACGTGACGACGTGAACGTCGCCGCAGGCGATACCGCACCCGACTTCGAGCTCCCCGACCAGGACGGCAACACCGTCTCCCTGTCCGGACTGCGAGGTCAGCCGGTGCTGCTGTACTTCTACCCCCGGGACGAGACACCCGGCTGCACCATCCAGGCGCAGCACATCCGCGACAGCTGGGCGGACTTCACCGAGGCCGGCGTGGCGGTCCTCGGCGTGTCGCCGGACACCGTCGACAGCCACCGGTCCTTCTGCGACAACCACGACCTGCCGCACACGCTGCTGGCCGACCCGGACCACGAGGTCATGGAGGCCTACGGGGCGTGGGGCGAGAAGACCCTCTACGGCAGGACCTCCATCGGACCGATCCGGTCCTCCGTGCTGATCGACGCCGAGGGCACCGTCGTGAAGGTGTGGAAGCGGGCCCAGGCCAAGGCCCACGCCGAGCGCGCGCTGAAGGCGATCCAGCAGCTACTGTGACCACCGTCGGGGTGCCGTCCCTCGCACCGTCGGGCGGTTCACCGAACCTGCCTGCCGCGAGACCGCCCGCTGGCATACGGTATGGCCCGTGATGGTGCACTCCGTGGTGGGCGCGGACGATCCCGAGGGGGAGCGTGCGTCCGACGGTGCTGCCCGTGCACGCCTCGTGGCAACCGGTGTGGTCGTGGCCTGTCTGGTGGTCCTCGGTGTCGTCGTTGCCGGACAGGCCCCCGCCGCCCTCGTCCCCGTCGTGGTCGGCCTGCTCGCCGCCGGCGTGCTCGGTCGCCCCGTCGCGACACCGGTCCCGACCGGCGAGGAGGCGGTCCCGGTCCCAGAGGAGCTGCCCGGTCGACCCGAGTTCGTCGCCGCCGCCCAGACCCTGCTCAGCGAGGGCGAAGGCAACCCCGCGGTCCTGGTCATCGTCATCGACGGATTCCGAGACGTGCAGACGGTGCTCGGCGACACCCCCGCCGAGGAGGTGCTCGCGGCCGTCGGCCAGCGCATCGCCGAGGTGGCCCAGGACTGGCCCGCGGGGTCGTTGGGCGGCGAACGCTTCGCGGTGGCGATGCGTGCCCGTCCGTTCCTGCCTGCCCACCACCTCGCCCGACGGATCCGCGAGCGCATCGCCGAGCCGATGGTGATCGGCGGGGTGTCGTTGCGGCTGCGCGCCTTCGTCGGGATCGCCCAGGGAGAGGGTGGGGCTGAGGTCCTGACCACACGGGCGACCATCGCTGCGGCCACGGCCCACGACACCAACGAGGGCCTCGTCGTGCACCAGCGCGAGGACCCCGCGGTCGTCCGCCGTCGGCTGGACATCGTGAGCAGCCTCTCCGATGCCCTCGAGCAGCCCGACGAGCGCGGGTTCAGGCCGCTGTTCCAGCCGATCGTGGACGGCGACGGCGTGCTGATCTCCGCGGAGGCCCTGGCTCGCTGGGACGACCCCACGCTGGGGGCGATCACCCCCGACACCTTCATCCCGCTGGCCGAACGCACCGGTCTCGTGGCGCCCCTCTTCACCGTGATGCTCGCCCAGTCGCTGCTGGACTGCCGGCGCTGGCGGGACGGGGGTGTGCAGGCCGGCCTGTCCATCAACGTGTCACCGGTCAACCTGCGCGACCCGCTGCTGACCTCCGAGCTGACCGCCCGCCTGGAGGACGTCGGCCTCAGCCCCTCCGACGTGACCCTGGAGATCACCGAGTCGGCGGTCATCGACGACTACTCGTGGGCGCTCGTGACCCTCCGGGAGCTGCGCAAGCTCGGCTTCGGCGTGGCCCTGGACGACTTCGGGATGGGGTACTCCTCCCTCGGACGGCTCCACGACCTCCCCGTCTCGGTGGTCAAGCTGGACCGTTCCTTCGTGTCGGGCCTGCCCGGAGACGAACGGTCCGTGGGCATCGTCAGGGCGACCGTCGACGTGTGTCGCCTGCTCGGCCTCGTGGTCGTCGCCGAGGGCGTGGAAACCGACCAGCAGGCCGACATGATCCTGGAGATGGGCGTGGACCGAATGCAGGGGTTCCTGTTCTCCCCGGCGATCAGCGTCGACGAGATCATCGCCGGTCCGGTGGTCGCGGGATGGGAGGCAGGCCGATGACCCCCAGCAGCGACCTGCCCCCGTGGTTGATCAGCGGTGTCGCCGACATCGTGCTGACCAGCTCGCCCACGCCGACCGGGGTGCTGAACCTGGAGCTGCGCCACGTCATGGTCAACCAGGCGCTCGGCAAGCTCTACGGCGTCGACCCGCGGACCGCCACCGGATCCACGCCCGTGCAGCTGCTGGGTCACCTCGGTGGGCAGATCGAGCAACGCTGTCGGGCCGTCGTCGGCACGGGACGGGCCGAGCTCGGCCACGTCGTGACCGGCGTGCCCTCGACCTCACCCGAGGGCGAGGTGCACTGGCAGGTCGACTGCCTGCCGATCAGCCACGAGAACGGACCGCCGGGTGCCCTGCTGCTGGTCGTCACCGACATCACCGCGCGGACCCGGGCGATGCGCAGCCTCAACGAGCAGCGCCGGTCCCTGGCCTACCAGGCCAGCCACGACCCGGTGACCGGACTGGCCAACCGGTTCCAGCTGCTGGAGGTGCTGCAGTACCACCTGTCCGGGCAGAGCTTCCCCAACGTGCTGATGGTCGACCTCGACGGCTTCAAGGAGGTCAACGACGTCCACGGCCACGCCGCCGGCGACCAGGTGCTGGCGACCATCGCCGACCGCCTGCGCAGCAGCGTGCGAACCGAGGACCTCGTCGCGCGCTACGGCGGTGACGAGTTCGTGCTGGTCATCCGGCCCAACGTCGACGCCCAGGCCTTCGCCGAGCGCCTCGTGGACCTCATCGCCGACCCCATCCCGTGGGCCGGCAAGCAGCTGTCGGTCGGCGCATCGATCGGCGTGGCCGAGGCCGGCCCGGGCGACTCGGTGTCCGGCCTGCTGCATCGCGCCGACGAGGCGATGTACGAGGTGAAGGCGGACCGCAAGGGCGCCTGAGCCGGGCAGCAGCCGACCGAGGACCCCCCGGAGCTCGTGAGGAGGCCCGCAGGGAGGCGACTCGGCTGCCCGGCAAGTGAGGACAGCCCGGGCAGCAGCCGACCGAGGACCCCCCGGAGCTCGTGAGGAGGCCCGCAGGGAGGCGACTCGGCTGCCCGGCAAGTGAGGACAGCCCGGCAGGGTTCAGGCGCCGCGGAGGGGGAGGCCGGCGCCGACGCGCGCACGGACGCGCACGACCCCGCCGGGGGTCTCGACGGTCTCGGGCAGCTCGCCGTCGACCAGCGGCAGCAGCGCCATCGCGACGGTCCGTCCGTCACCCGTCGCGGCGGCGCTCGTCACCTCACCCGGACGGCGTCCCTCGCCGAGGGAGTCACCGGCGGCCAGGGCCTGGTCGGTCTCGACGACGGCCAGGGCCCGGCGTGGACGGCCGAGGTTGAAGATCTTGGCGATCGACTCCTGACCCGGGTAGCAGCCCTTGCGCAGGTGCACGTGGGTCGGCAGCAGCCCCAGCTCCTGGGTCCGGCGGCCGGCGGTGATCTCGCTGCCCCAGCCGGGACGACCCGTGGCGATGCGGTGACGCTCCCAGTCCTCGGCGGACGCCAGCGGCAGGCCGCGGTCCTCCACGAGCTCCTCGACGCGGTCGTCGACCCAGGACGTCGGTCCCAGCAGGTCGACCCCGCCGTCGCGGTCACGGATGACCAGCCCCTCGCCGTGCGGGGCTGCGGTGCCCGGCTGGCTGCGTGCCCCGGGCGCGTCGACCTCGCCCGGACCGCGGAGGCTCGCCAGCGACCACTCGCCCGTCATGTCGGTGACCTCGACCTGCATCATGAACCGGAAGCGGTCCAGCCGGTCGGCGATCTCGGCGACGATGTCGGAAGGGACCAGCAGCAGGACGTGCTCGGCGTGCACGACGAGCGTGCCCGCCGCGAGGTGCTCGCCCTTGGCGTCGAGGTACAGGAACTCCGCGACGTCGCCGGGTCTGGTGCCCTCCACATCCTGGCTCAGCAAGGAGTGCAGGTAGCCGATGCGGTCGGGACCGCCGACGCGGATCACACCGTCGGGCCTGCGGTGGATGGCCGGGATGTCGGTCAGCAGGTCGGTGGGGGGCTGGGTCATGGCTCCACGGTAGCCACGGTCGCGCAGGTGGCCGGGTCCGTTCCGAGTTGTCCCTTCCCCCGCGTGCGCACGGAGCTAGACTCACCGGCACGACTGAAAGGAGGTGGTCCAACCACAATGACCAGTGATCATTGCGTGACCGTCGAGGTGATGCGCCGCTAGGCGTCCTCGGTTCTTCTTGCATCCGGAACCGATCACACGGACGCCGATGCGAATCCACGCTCATCACCCGCTACGTGGTTTGCGGGACGTGGTCACACCCGCCGAGGCGCACTGCGGTGCACCGGCAGAGACCGCTGAGTGTTGGATGCACAAGTGAAAACTGGCACCGCCCGGGAGTGATCCCGGGCGGTGCTGCTGTTCGGGGAGGGTCGTCAGCGGGTGACGAGCTCTCGTTCGGGGATCGTCAGGCCAGGGGTGGCCTCGACGACGGCCTGCTCCGGGGTGCGTCCACCGGCCGCCCAGGCCAGGCCCAGGCCGGCGACCAGCAGGGTCAGGCCGATGCCGGCGACGAGGGCGGCCACGCCGGCCCCCAGCTGCAGGGTGGAGGCGGTGACGGTACCGACACCGAGCTCACCGAACAGGCCGTGCACGGTGCCGGACCATGCCATCTCGCGTGCAGGCCCCTCGATGGGGTGCATGCGGTCGAAGCCGGTCCAGTAGCGACCGTCGACCTCGAAGTCGTAGGTGCCGGCGTCGAAGGTCTCGCCGTTGTACTCCACGGCCTCGTCCAGGACGACCGTCTGCGTGCCGTGCAGGACGTGGTAGCCGACCGTCGCCATCTGGAACATGTACTCGCTGGCGGTGTTGACCAGCGGGTCGGCCGGGTCGAAGTCGGCCTCCACGACCGGGTAACCCCAGTCCTCGGTCAGGAGGGTCATGATCGCCTCGGCGCCTGCGGTCTCGCCGCGGTCGATCAGCTGACCGTCCTCGTTGTAGGACAGCGTGACGTTCTGCGCTTCGCTGAACGCCTCCAGGCTGTCGTAGCCGGCGGACACCTGGGTCCAGGCGTAGCCGCCGCCGATCAGGAACGCCATGCCGAACGCGGCAAGGACGAACCCAAGGGTGCGGAATCGTGTGGTGAGCATGATGACCTCCAAGTCATCGATCTTTCGGGGGTGGCTGATGTCACGACCAACAATCGCCTTCTGCCCGAGATCGCCCAAGGCCCTGTGGCACGCGTCCCGCGGGACCAAGGTCCCCGTCGGTCCGGGGCCATGGGTCCCGACCGTTCTCACCGTTGATCCAGTGCGCCGGCGGCCGAGTTGCGCAAGGATCGCGCCATGCAGATCGGGATGGTCGGACTCGGGAAGATGGGCGGCAACATGACCGTCCGCCTGTTGCGCGGGGGCCACGACGTGGTCGCCCACGACGTCAGCGCCGAGGCGGTGGCATCGGCAGCGGAGGCGGGCGCGACGGGGGTGGACTCCCTCGAGGCGCTGGTGGCCGCCATGCCCGCGCCACGGGTCGTGTGGGTGATGGTCCCCTCGGGGGAGATCACCGAACGGACCGTGCGGACCCTCGGGACCTTGATGGATGCCGGGGACGTGGTCGTCGACGGGGGCAACTCGCGCTTCAGCGACTCCGTAGCCCTGGCCGAGTCGCTGGCCGAGGACGGCGTGTTGATGGTCGATGCCGGCACCTCCGGCGGCATCTGGGGCCTCGATGAGGGGTACTGCCTGATGGTCGGCGGGACCGACGAGGCGATCGAGCGGCTGTCGCCGGCGCTGGAGACGCTGGCCCCGCCGGACGGCTGGGCGCACGTCGGCCCGGTCGGTGCCGGCCACTACGTCAAGATGATCCACAACGGCGTCGAGTACGCGATGATGCAGGCCTACGCCGAGGGGTTCGAGCTGCTGGCCGCCGGCGACTTCGGCATCGACCTGCACCAGGTGGCCGAGGTGTGGCGCCACGGGTCGGTGGTGCGCTCGTGGCTGCTGGACCTGACCGCCCGTGCCCTGGATGCCGATCCCGGGCTGGAGCAGCTCGACGCCTGGGTGCCCGACTCGGGCGAGGGCCGCTGGACGGTGCAGACCGCCGTCGACCTTGCCGTCCCCGCCCCGACCATCGCCGCCGCGCTGTTCAACCGCTTCGCCAGCCGTGAGGACAACGCCTTCGGCCAACGGCTGCTGGCGGCGCTGCGCAACCAGTTCGGCGGGCATGCCGTGAAGGCGGCGGGACCCTCGGAGGGCCCGGCTGATGGGTGATCGCGACCTGACGCCGCCGGATGCGGTCATCGTCCTGTTCGGCGGCAACGGCGACCTCGCACGCCGCAAGCTCATCCCGTCGCTGTGGGACCTCCATCGTGCCGGGCTGATGCCCGAGAGGTGGGTGCTGATCGGGGCGTCACGCTCCGACATGGCCGACGAGGCCTACGGCGAGTTCGCCCGCGACGCACTGGCGGAGTTCGACCGCGAGGTGACCGCCGACGACGAGGACACGTTCACCGAGTTCGCCAGCCACCTGCGCTACCGCGGGGGCGGGTTCGACGCCGATGACCCCTCGCGCATCGCCGACGCCGTCGCCGAGGCCGAGCAGGAGATGGGTGGCGAGCCCACCCGGCTGTTCTACCTGGCGGTCCCGCCGTCGGCGTTCGGCCCGATCACGGAGGGACTCGGCGCGGCGGGGCTGCACGAGCGAGCCCGTGTGGTGTTCGAGAAGCCGTTCGGGACCGACGCGGAGTCCTTCGCCGAGCTCGACGACACCGTCCGCTCGGTGCTGACCGAGGAGCAGATCTACCGGATCGACCACTTCCTCGGGAAGGAAACGCTGCAGAACGTCCTGGCCCTGCGGTTCGCCAACGGCATGTTCGAACCGGTCTGGAACCGCCAGCACATCGACCACATCCAGATCGACTCGCCCGAGTCGATCGACATCGGCAGCCGTGCGTCGTTCTACGAGTCGACCGGTGCGCTGCGCGACATGGTCGTCACCCACCTGTTCCAGGTCCTGTCGATCATCGCCCTCGAACCACCCGTGTCGCTGGACCCCTCGCCCTTGATGGACGAGAAGCGCAAGGTCTTCGAGTCGATGTCGACCCTTCGATGCGAGGACGTCGTCTTCGGCCAGTACGAGGGCTACACCGACGCCGAGGGGGTCGCGGCGGACTCCACGACCGAGACGTTCGTCGCCGCTCGCATCGAGATCGACAACTGGCGCTGGGCCGGCGTGCCGATCTACCTGCGCACCGGCAAGGCGATGGCGGAGAAGCGGCAGACCATGACGTTGGCGTTCAAGCGGCCGCCCCGGCAGATGTTCGCCGCCCATGGCCTGCGGCCCGACGCCCACGACCACCTGACCCTCGACATGGCCGGCGACCAAGGGGTGACCATCTCCTTCCTCGCCAAGCGTCCGGGCCCCCGGCTGCGCCTGGGTGAGGCGTCGATGCGCTTCAGCTACGAGCAGGACTTCGGGGCGACGGGCGGGGTGCAGCTGGACGCCTACGAGCGGCTGCTGCACGACGCGTTGCTCGGCGACCGCACGCTGTTCACCCGGGCCGACGGCATCGGCCGAACGTGGGAGCTCGTCAAGCCGATCCTCGACCGTCCGCCGCGTGCGCTGCCGTACGCCCGGGGGTCGTGGGGGCCCGAGGCCGCAACCGACCTGATCGCCCCACGCACCTGGCACCTGCCGGAGGACCACGAGCACTGATGGCCGACACCCCGACCCTCGAGGTCCTCCCCGACGAGGCAGCCGTCGCCGCCCGCACCGCCGAGCTGATCACCGACGTCCTGGCGCAGCCGTTGCCGGCCGGCCGGACCTCGCCCAGGGCGGTCGCCCTGTCCGGCGGCGGAACACCCAAGGCGATGTACCCGCTGATGGCCGCCGTCGACGCAGTGCCGTGGGAGGCCGTGCACGTCCTGCAGGTCGACGAGCGACAGGTCGGTGCGGACGATCCGGCACGCAACTGGCTGGCGATCCGCGACACGCTGGTCGTCCCGACCGGTGCGGTGGGACACCCGATGCCGCTCGAGGGGGACGACTACCCGGTCCCCGAGGTCGTGGACGTGGCCCAGCTGGGGATCGGGACCGACGGCCACACGGCCTCGTTGATCCCGGGTGACCCCGTGCTGGACGTCACCGGCGTCGACGTGGCGTTGGCCGGCCCCTATCAGGGGGCGGTCCGCCTGACCCTCACGGCCGAGGCGATCAACCGCATCGGCGTGCTCGTCTGGCAGGTCGTCGGGGCCGACAAGCACGTGGCGCTGCGACAGCTGATGGACGGGGACCCGTCGATCCCGGCCGGCCTGATCCGCCGAGGGCCTCGGGTGATCGTGGTCGCCGACGACGCCGCGGCCCACGGCTGAGCCACACTGGCGGCCGTCCCCTCCCTTCCCAGGAGCCCTCGTGTCCGACCCCACCCCGTCCGACCCCACCCCGTCAGATCGGGCCGCCCTGTCTCGCCTGCTGGTGGTGAAGGCCACCCACGCCGCCGACGATCCCGAGCGGGCCAACCTGGCCTGCAACGTCGCCGCCGCGGGCGTGGCCGGCGGGGCCGACGTACACCTCTTCCTCGCCATGGAGGGGGTGCGGCTGGCACTGCCGGGGATCGGCCGCGCCATCGAGGTCGAGCACGCCGCAGGAGTCGAGGAGCTGCTGGACGCCGTCTACGCCGCTGGCTCGGTCACGGTCTGCACGCCGTGCGCGGCCCGTCGGGGGCTGGAGCCGTCGAGCTTCCGCGAGGGCACCGCGATGGGCGGCTCGGCCCTGTTCGTCGAGCTCGCCACCCGGCCGGACGCCACGGCGCTGGTCTACTGACCGCGTGTCGGGTAACGGGCCGCCCGTCGCAGGAACCCGACACGCGCGTTCGCGACGACCGGTCAGGCCGGCTGGGGGGCCGTGGAGCCCAGCAGGGCCAGCAGCTCGTCCTCGCGGGGGACGCCGCTGACGCGACCCAGCAGATGCCCCTCGTCGGTGATCAACAGGGTCGTCGGGGCGCGCATCACCCGGTGGGACCGGGCGAGGTCCAGCGCCTCGGCGACGTCGAGGGCCACGATGCCGACGTCGTCCCGGCCGGCGACGGCCCGCTCGAGCACCTCGCGGGTGGCCACGCAGGGGCGGCAGTTCGGGGCGGTGAACTCCACGAACACCAGCGGCGTCGACGGGGTGACGGCGACGGCCAGGTCAGCGGCCTCGACCGGCAGGGTGGACCACCGCGAGGTGGACGATCCCGCGACCGGGTCGGGCCGGTCGTGGTCGGGGTGGGGGCGGTCCGCGGTACCACGCACACGACCGTCACGGGCCTTCCACCACGCGCTGAACACCGCGGTGGCCCCGATCACGATCAGCAGGACGAGGACGCGATCCATCAGGCGGTACCTCCGCGCAGGCGCTGCCCGACGGCGTACATCTCGCAGCCGACGCAGATGCCGGTCGCGGCCAGCAGGCCCGACAGGGCGACCACGACGAGGACCAGGCCCCAGCCGAGGGTCGAGGCACCCACGAGGACGGCAGCCAGCCCAGCGCCGCTGAAGATCAGGCCCATCACCTGGCTGAACCGCGGTCCCGCCTCGGGCTCGGTCTCCGGTGGCGGGCCCAGGTCGAAGCGTCGCTTCACGAACCGGAAGACGTTGCCGTACGGCGACCAGCGCAGCCCGGCGATCGCCGCGACGGCGAACACGACGACCTGCACGGCCAGCACGGCTGCCGACTGGGTCAGGTAGGCCGTCGCGAGGACCACGAAGGTCAGCGCGGCGGAGAAGCGTGGTCCGCGGACGTCGATCATCAGCGGTGTGGGAGAGGTTGGCTGTGGCATGTCGGTCACCTCGACTGCGAGGGGAGGGGACGCGCGGTCAGACGCGCGGGGTGGATTCCAGGTGGATGCCGCACTCGGTCTTGCTGCGGCCGGCCCAGCGGCCGGCGCGGTCGTCCTCGCCCGGTGCGGTCGGGCGGGTGCAGGGGGCGCAGCCGATCGAGCCGAAGCCGCGGTCGGCCATCGGGTGGGGCGGCAGGTCGTGCAGGCGGCGGTGGCCGG
This window contains:
- a CDS encoding thioredoxin family protein; protein product: MDRVLVLLIVIGATAVFSAWWKARDGRVRGTADRPHPDHDRPDPVAGSSTSRWSTLPVEAADLAVAVTPSTPLVFVEFTAPNCRPCVATREVLERAVAGRDDVGIVALDVAEALDLARSHRVMRAPTTLLITDEGHLLGRVSGVPREDELLALLGSTAPQPA
- a CDS encoding DUF4395 domain-containing protein, with translation MPQPTSPTPLMIDVRGPRFSAALTFVVLATAYLTQSAAVLAVQVVVFAVAAIAGLRWSPYGNVFRFVKRRFDLGPPPETEPEAGPRFSQVMGLIFSGAGLAAVLVGASTLGWGLVLVVVALSGLLAATGICVGCEMYAVGQRLRGGTA